A portion of the Candidatus Flexicrinis proximus genome contains these proteins:
- a CDS encoding phosphomannomutase/phosphoglucomutase: MDTSIFRKYDIRGTAVGTDPQITPDVARAVGSALGTYMPKTFGITRVFVGCDNRLTSPNLKAAMIEGLLSTGIDVTDIGPVMTPTVYFASASFGPGGAGVMITGSHLDTKYNGIKMAYGPLAMSGDQITDLLRIIQGVAFSHGQGNLSTDFDMIHKHMAHIGAMVEFPRRLRVVLDAGNGLSGTYVYPLLQKLGLDVVGLYLESDGRYPNHLPNPEDPEMTKDLEHAVVHHAADLGLAFDGDSDRCGFIDNHGHHIAADRLLALLAKDVLTRHPGASIVYDVKGSLALSDFIKKHGGVPVMWKTGHSLMKLKMHEIGSPLGGEVSGHLFYGDNYFGFDDAPLVALKTLEIISKSGKTISELFEEIPKLFATPEVIMTAPDDRKFKIVDALTEAMKAKTEVITIDGVRAQWEGGWGLVRASNTQPAITMRFESYTKAQMVEMMQVFHEELAKYPEVDLSKLEQQIERFGE, translated from the coding sequence ATGGATACCAGTATTTTCCGTAAATATGACATTCGCGGCACGGCAGTCGGCACCGATCCGCAGATTACGCCGGACGTGGCGCGCGCCGTTGGTAGTGCGCTCGGCACTTATATGCCCAAAACCTTCGGGATCACGCGGGTCTTCGTCGGCTGTGACAACCGCCTCACCTCGCCCAACCTCAAGGCCGCCATGATTGAAGGCCTGCTCAGCACCGGCATCGACGTGACCGACATCGGCCCGGTCATGACCCCCACCGTCTACTTCGCCTCTGCGTCCTTCGGTCCGGGCGGCGCCGGCGTGATGATCACCGGCAGCCATCTCGACACCAAGTACAACGGCATCAAGATGGCCTACGGGCCGCTGGCGATGTCCGGCGACCAGATCACCGACCTGCTCCGCATTATTCAGGGGGTCGCCTTCAGCCACGGTCAGGGAAACCTCTCCACCGATTTCGACATGATCCACAAGCACATGGCTCACATCGGCGCGATGGTCGAGTTCCCCCGCCGGCTCCGGGTCGTCCTCGACGCCGGCAATGGCCTCAGCGGCACCTATGTCTATCCGCTCCTGCAAAAGCTCGGCCTCGATGTCGTCGGCCTCTACCTTGAAAGCGACGGCCGTTATCCGAACCATCTTCCCAACCCCGAAGACCCCGAAATGACCAAAGACCTCGAGCACGCGGTGGTCCATCACGCCGCTGACCTGGGCCTGGCCTTCGACGGCGACAGCGACCGCTGCGGGTTCATCGACAATCACGGCCATCACATCGCCGCCGACCGGCTCCTGGCGCTGCTGGCCAAAGACGTGCTCACCCGTCATCCCGGCGCGTCGATCGTTTACGATGTCAAAGGCTCGCTCGCCCTCAGCGACTTCATCAAGAAACACGGCGGTGTTCCCGTCATGTGGAAGACCGGCCACAGCCTGATGAAGCTCAAGATGCACGAAATCGGCTCCCCGCTCGGCGGTGAGGTCAGCGGCCATCTCTTCTATGGCGACAATTACTTCGGCTTTGATGATGCCCCGCTGGTCGCCCTCAAGACCCTTGAGATCATCAGCAAATCCGGCAAGACTATCAGCGAACTGTTCGAAGAAATCCCCAAGCTCTTCGCCACTCCTGAAGTCATCATGACAGCGCCCGACGACCGCAAATTCAAAATCGTCGATGCGCTCACCGAGGCCATGAAAGCCAAGACCGAAGTCATCACCATCGATGGCGTGCGCGCCCAGTGGGAAGGCGGCTGGGGGCTGGTACGCGCCAGCAATACCCAACCCGCCATCACCATGCGTTTCGAGTCGTACACCAAGGCGCAAATGGTCGAGATGATGCAGGTCTTCCATGAGGAACTCGCCAAATATCCCGAAGTCGATCTTTCGAAACTCGAACAGCAGATCGAGCGTTTCGGCGAATAG
- a CDS encoding DUF1349 domain-containing protein has protein sequence MRWLNEPVRWQADGDGLTVTANPKTDFWRVTRHAFINDNGHSYGPDVTGDFTADVRFSADYATLYDQAGLMLRVSETVWLKCGVEYVDGVQYASAVVTRDFSDWSVVPLDPSPAALWLRVQRIGTAVEVSVSTDGSAYSMIRQAYLTDAPTLHVGMMVAAPTGTGFEARFTGFTVRTAE, from the coding sequence ATGCGTTGGTTGAACGAACCTGTCCGCTGGCAGGCTGATGGCGACGGCCTGACTGTCACCGCCAATCCCAAAACCGATTTCTGGCGCGTCACCCGCCATGCCTTCATCAATGATAATGGTCACAGCTACGGCCCCGATGTCACCGGCGATTTCACCGCCGATGTCCGCTTCAGCGCCGATTACGCCACGCTTTACGATCAGGCCGGCCTGATGCTGCGCGTCAGTGAAACCGTCTGGTTGAAGTGCGGCGTCGAGTATGTCGACGGCGTCCAGTACGCCAGCGCGGTCGTCACCCGCGACTTCTCCGATTGGTCGGTCGTCCCGCTTGATCCCAGCCCTGCCGCCCTCTGGCTGCGTGTCCAGCGCATCGGCACCGCCGTCGAGGTCAGCGTGTCGACCGATGGCAGCGCCTATTCGATGATCCGCCAGGCTTACCTGACCGATGCGCCGACGCTGCACGTCGGCATGATGGTCGCCGCCCCGACCGGCACCGGTTTTGAGGCGCGCTTCACCGGCTTCACCGTCCGGACTGCCGAGTAG